In Nostoc sp. GT001, a genomic segment contains:
- a CDS encoding peptidoglycan recognition family protein, with protein MKFTDWVTRVLLIWLMFATLIVVLLIGRATKLHNNPTISRAANPQVTAFSKYPQAQFQSAKEPEKKFQNVIKSPVKTNQPVARYVTTQAFAQYRPNYEVVAVNPTNYGERYAQDANGLPLNNQPIIVIHETGYSASSAINFFQVAHDDESVQASYHALIKLDGTVVYLVPPEKRAFGAANSVFETPQGVETVQTNPTLPASVNNFAYHVSLETPPDSYDASSQQTHSGYTEAQYNSLAWLIAQSQVPDDRITTHKLVDRSSKKVDPINFDGNKFLSLLNTYRQVRPVYRVSK; from the coding sequence ATGAAGTTTACAGACTGGGTGACTAGAGTGCTACTAATCTGGCTGATGTTCGCCACTCTAATTGTAGTGCTGCTAATTGGACGAGCAACAAAATTACACAACAATCCGACAATATCCCGTGCAGCCAATCCACAGGTTACAGCTTTCAGTAAATATCCCCAGGCGCAATTTCAATCAGCGAAAGAGCCAGAGAAGAAATTTCAAAATGTTATCAAGTCCCCAGTCAAGACTAACCAGCCTGTAGCAAGGTATGTAACCACTCAAGCTTTTGCACAGTACAGACCTAATTATGAAGTTGTCGCAGTTAACCCAACTAACTATGGAGAACGGTACGCCCAAGATGCTAACGGACTTCCTCTCAACAACCAACCAATTATCGTCATCCATGAAACTGGTTATTCAGCTTCTAGCGCCATCAATTTCTTTCAAGTAGCCCATGATGATGAAAGTGTGCAAGCAAGTTACCACGCTTTAATCAAGTTAGACGGAACGGTAGTTTATCTAGTACCGCCAGAAAAGCGGGCTTTTGGTGCAGCTAACTCTGTGTTTGAGACTCCACAGGGAGTGGAAACTGTGCAGACTAATCCGACTTTACCCGCGTCTGTAAATAATTTTGCTTATCACGTTTCTTTGGAAACACCGCCAGATAGTTATGACGCTAGTAGTCAACAAACCCATAGCGGCTATACGGAGGCTCAATATAATTCTCTTGCTTGGTTAATTGCTCAAAGTCAAGTCCCAGACGATCGCATCACTACCCATAAACTAGTAGACCGTTCTAGTAAAAAAGTTGACCCGATAAATTTTGATGGGAATAAATTTCTCAGCTTGCTTAATACTTATCGTCAGGTTAGACCAGTCTATCGAGTCAGCAAATAA
- a CDS encoding PEP-CTERM sorting domain-containing protein has translation MKLVTKLGIAAASAVIGITVVSASSAAQAVQLFDFQYSFPSYEGNSTISASGILTTDDLDPIKNNYTITGITGTRTAQGITETIMGLLSPGTYGTNDNLLNGSTPLLTQNGFSYLVSGSGEDGNGNVNVFYSSFDEGYSELSSNVDYGSFSVIPRPVPEPYTVSGSLVAVGFGWWTKRKQAVISQKKLLKIG, from the coding sequence ATGAAATTAGTCACAAAGCTTGGTATTGCTGCCGCTAGTGCTGTTATAGGTATCACTGTTGTCAGTGCATCTTCTGCGGCGCAAGCTGTACAACTATTTGATTTTCAGTACTCTTTTCCCAGTTATGAAGGAAATAGTACAATTTCCGCTAGCGGCATCCTTACCACCGATGATCTAGATCCGATAAAAAACAATTACACAATCACAGGAATAACTGGTACAAGGACAGCCCAAGGGATTACTGAGACAATCATGGGGTTGCTCTCACCAGGTACATACGGAACCAATGATAATCTGTTGAATGGGAGTACACCACTGTTAACCCAGAACGGTTTTTCTTACCTAGTTTCTGGAAGCGGGGAAGATGGAAATGGCAATGTTAACGTATTTTATAGTAGTTTCGACGAAGGATATTCAGAGCTTTCAAGCAATGTAGATTATGGCAGCTTTAGTGTCATACCACGCCCAGTTCCCGAACCCTACACAGTAAGTGGCTCATTGGTTGCTGTTGGTTTTGGCTGGTGGACGAAGCGAAAGCAAGCAGTAATTTCCCAGAAAAAGCTTCTTAAGATCGGATAA
- a CDS encoding DUF488 domain-containing protein: MKVKDIAKTRCILTFGYGNRKDYDAFLEYLQKFNVECVVDVRMVPRAWSRKWYGDKIKIFCELNNIEYISKTALGNTSGKENWIPVNQEEADIALHEIAQIAQTGNVLLLCAEMNPNRCHRKEVADCLGNLVSMPVKHLE; the protein is encoded by the coding sequence ATGAAAGTTAAAGATATTGCTAAAACAAGATGTATACTTACTTTTGGATATGGCAATCGCAAAGACTACGATGCCTTCTTGGAATACCTACAAAAGTTTAATGTTGAATGTGTTGTTGATGTGAGGATGGTTCCTCGTGCTTGGAGTCGTAAATGGTACGGCGACAAAATTAAAATATTCTGTGAATTGAATAATATTGAGTATATTTCTAAAACCGCTTTAGGTAATACATCTGGGAAGGAAAATTGGATTCCAGTAAATCAAGAAGAAGCAGATATAGCTCTACATGAAATTGCACAAATTGCTCAAACGGGTAATGTTTTACTGTTGTGCGCTGAAATGAACCCGAATCGCTGTCATCGGAAAGAAGTTGCTGATTGCTTGGGAAACCTGGTATCAATGCCTGTTAAACATTTAGAGTAG
- a CDS encoding di-heme oxidoredictase family protein codes for MKQKNNNPKTRVVRILYGSKTKIFLLICVFIISVFGILLSNWLMTSQTALAKIDLLQPAPTQPLGYYDYFGKLLSPQEAAGVVANKGLNSNDPISYQRVGAVKITQELIAQGENIFFNRKIGDTLGFQGVFGFAQGLNKISDEIGVAIASLQGQPTTNLKITLQKNLTLGSRTFPKGTVVNTGLKVPARQGVALGLKPNGDITCALCHATLSNSKIIPGTSNGELAIPLLIALAPNTAAGFARLNFNPLDPQYKGKGKTIIDSKGNKVELPDPKKLEDAFDDAVLDVPFGFFESSPDGIRDSTKIPSLFTFKNHPYAASGEAAVSPFAGLSALTNSVHSSEVNLFAAAQISADTLGIDPEVYIGTLLQNAAVKSLRLPEGVIVKPSEWLRKILPNPIQAELEDQIPTPGTGTYPNLRPSLFTYNGLVFSPNTGKPEDIASGTFLFANNAMSAFQNSLVPPANQTSENWQALTSNSVKRGAKVFEKANCATCHIPPFFTDNKIHPLDEIRTNPARAQSRLGLNKLLVAPKLYTFNTPVPIPANAEVLNVPTQGISDTPTTLPKGILPKGGYKTTTLRGLYVNAPYLHDGGAAVRAGSLKFDSNGSFTVVDKTGLGLSGTLSQGIPADPASSLRALVDRNLRALVIKANKANPSLVRSNLDGTGHDFYVDRQAGFNSNQQADLVNFLLALDDNPGSF; via the coding sequence ATGAAACAAAAAAACAACAACCCTAAGACTCGTGTTGTTAGGATATTGTATGGTTCAAAAACCAAAATTTTCTTATTAATCTGCGTTTTTATCATTAGTGTTTTTGGCATTTTGTTATCAAATTGGTTGATGACGAGCCAGACAGCTTTAGCTAAGATTGACCTTTTGCAACCTGCTCCTACTCAACCGCTAGGCTATTACGACTATTTCGGCAAACTGCTGAGTCCTCAAGAAGCAGCAGGAGTAGTTGCAAATAAGGGACTCAATTCTAATGACCCCATTTCCTATCAACGGGTAGGGGCAGTTAAAATTACTCAGGAATTAATAGCGCAAGGTGAAAATATATTCTTCAACCGTAAGATTGGAGACACACTTGGTTTCCAAGGAGTATTTGGTTTTGCACAGGGATTAAATAAAATATCTGATGAAATAGGTGTAGCGATCGCTAGTTTGCAAGGTCAGCCAACGACAAACCTAAAAATTACTCTCCAGAAGAATTTAACCTTAGGTAGCCGAACTTTTCCTAAAGGGACTGTAGTTAATACAGGTTTAAAAGTTCCAGCGAGACAGGGTGTTGCACTAGGATTAAAACCTAACGGCGACATTACCTGTGCCCTTTGTCATGCAACTCTTTCCAATAGTAAAATCATTCCAGGAACATCTAATGGGGAACTCGCAATCCCTTTGTTGATTGCCTTAGCACCAAATACAGCCGCAGGGTTTGCGCGGTTAAACTTCAACCCATTAGATCCACAATACAAAGGCAAGGGTAAGACTATTATTGACAGCAAAGGCAATAAAGTAGAACTACCCGATCCAAAGAAGTTAGAAGATGCCTTTGATGATGCTGTGTTAGATGTACCTTTCGGTTTTTTCGAGAGTTCACCGGATGGTATTAGAGACAGTACTAAAATTCCCAGTCTCTTCACCTTTAAAAATCATCCTTATGCAGCATCAGGAGAAGCAGCTGTTAGCCCGTTTGCTGGACTCAGCGCTCTGACTAACAGCGTTCACTCTTCAGAAGTCAATCTGTTCGCAGCCGCTCAAATCAGTGCAGATACTCTTGGTATTGATCCAGAAGTTTATATTGGTACATTACTGCAAAATGCTGCCGTTAAGAGCCTACGTTTACCAGAAGGAGTTATAGTAAAACCCTCTGAATGGCTGCGGAAAATCCTACCGAATCCTATACAAGCAGAATTAGAAGACCAAATTCCTACTCCTGGCACAGGAACTTACCCAAACCTGCGTCCCAGTTTGTTTACTTACAACGGTTTAGTTTTCAGCCCAAATACTGGAAAGCCTGAAGATATTGCTAGCGGCACTTTCTTATTTGCTAACAATGCTATGTCTGCTTTCCAAAATAGCTTAGTACCACCCGCCAACCAGACTTCAGAAAACTGGCAAGCCTTGACCAGCAATTCTGTTAAGCGTGGTGCAAAAGTATTTGAGAAAGCTAATTGTGCAACTTGCCATATTCCACCCTTCTTCACCGACAACAAAATTCATCCACTTGATGAAATTCGTACTAACCCAGCCCGTGCCCAGTCTCGCTTGGGGCTGAATAAATTGTTAGTAGCACCCAAGCTATACACTTTTAATACTCCCGTTCCCATACCTGCTAATGCTGAAGTGCTGAATGTACCAACGCAGGGTATATCTGATACTCCCACAACTTTACCCAAAGGAATATTGCCCAAAGGCGGTTACAAAACGACTACGTTACGTGGTCTTTATGTAAACGCACCATATTTGCACGATGGTGGTGCAGCAGTAAGGGCAGGAAGCTTGAAATTTGACTCAAATGGTAGTTTTACGGTAGTTGATAAGACTGGCTTAGGGCTATCTGGCACTCTTAGTCAGGGTATACCTGCCGATCCAGCTAGCAGCTTGCGTGCCTTGGTCGATCGCAATCTTCGTGCCTTAGTTATAAAAGCCAACAAAGCTAACCCTAGTTTAGTGCGTAGTAACCTTGATGGCACAGGTCATGACTTCTATGTAGATAGACAGGCTGGGTTTAATTCCAATCAGCAAGCAGACCTAGTTAATTTCTTGCTGGCACTTGATGACAATCCTGGAAGCTTTTAA
- a CDS encoding site-2 protease family protein — MAFWFLFILLLGLATYLMVQRSVALITRTPVWLLWLVLMTPAFLLSGWTLIYGAKQPPPPGLILWSVFVCTVLYWALFQWGRQVPRDTQTDEAQTPASESQPTIQPTPEPIVRPIELAEETQLRNCFPWSVYYVQNIEYRPQSVICRGQLRTKASNAYQQIKTNIEAQFGDRFLLIFQEGFNGKPFFVLVPNTQAAAKQTDTPRRNQERLTRPGLALMLLIATLITTTLVGVENAGVTLPPIWQIGSLFQLLSNPDVLFKGLPYALGLMAILGTHELGHYLTAKFYKIRSTLPYFIPVPFFLGTFGAFIQMRSPIPNRKALFDISIAGPIAGFVVTLPLLIWGLAHSDVVSLSEKTRLLNPDALNPKYSILLAILSKLALGSQLTATSALDLHPVAVAGFLGLIVTALNLMPVGQLDGGHIVHAMFGQRTAIVIGQISRVLLLLLSLVREEFLVWAIILLFMPLIDEPALNDVTELDNKRDVWGLLAMALLIVIILPLPQAIANFLQI, encoded by the coding sequence ATGGCATTTTGGTTTCTGTTTATCCTCCTGCTGGGGCTTGCTACTTATCTAATGGTGCAGCGCAGCGTTGCTCTCATTACCCGCACACCAGTATGGTTGTTGTGGCTGGTTTTAATGACACCAGCATTCCTGTTGAGTGGATGGACGCTAATCTACGGGGCGAAACAACCTCCACCGCCAGGACTGATTCTGTGGTCGGTATTTGTCTGCACAGTCTTGTACTGGGCGTTGTTTCAATGGGGGCGTCAAGTACCAAGAGATACACAGACAGACGAAGCCCAAACCCCAGCCTCAGAATCACAACCAACTATCCAGCCTACCCCAGAACCAATAGTGCGTCCCATTGAACTAGCCGAAGAAACTCAACTGCGAAATTGTTTTCCTTGGTCTGTATACTACGTTCAAAATATTGAGTATCGACCACAATCTGTGATTTGTCGGGGGCAGTTGCGAACTAAAGCCAGCAACGCTTACCAGCAGATTAAGACTAATATTGAAGCACAATTTGGCGATCGCTTCTTGCTGATTTTTCAAGAAGGCTTCAATGGCAAACCTTTCTTTGTCCTAGTTCCCAACACTCAAGCTGCTGCGAAACAGACAGATACACCACGACGCAACCAGGAACGATTAACTCGTCCAGGATTAGCGCTGATGCTGCTAATAGCTACTTTGATCACTACTACCTTGGTGGGAGTGGAAAATGCTGGTGTTACTCTGCCGCCTATTTGGCAAATTGGATCTTTGTTTCAACTTCTATCTAACCCAGATGTCCTATTCAAGGGATTGCCTTATGCTTTAGGGCTGATGGCTATTTTGGGCACTCACGAACTTGGGCATTATTTGACAGCTAAATTCTACAAGATTCGCTCGACGTTGCCTTACTTTATTCCCGTACCTTTCTTCTTGGGAACTTTTGGCGCATTTATTCAGATGCGTAGTCCCATTCCCAACCGCAAAGCTTTATTTGATATTAGTATTGCTGGGCCAATTGCAGGTTTTGTTGTCACCTTGCCATTACTAATCTGGGGTTTGGCTCATTCTGATGTAGTTTCCCTGAGTGAAAAAACCCGACTTTTAAATCCTGATGCCCTTAATCCCAAATATTCAATTTTACTGGCTATCCTCTCGAAGTTAGCTTTGGGAAGTCAGTTAACAGCAACATCAGCCCTCGATTTGCATCCAGTTGCAGTAGCAGGTTTTTTAGGGCTAATTGTCACAGCGTTAAATTTAATGCCTGTGGGACAATTAGATGGAGGTCACATTGTCCATGCGATGTTTGGACAACGAACTGCGATCGTTATTGGTCAAATTTCTCGCGTGCTGTTGCTATTACTTTCTTTAGTTAGGGAAGAATTTTTGGTGTGGGCAATTATCTTATTATTTATGCCGTTGATTGATGAACCTGCACTGAATGATGTCACTGAATTGGATAACAAACGTGACGTTTGGGGGTTACTGGCAATGGCTTTGCTGATTGTAATTATTCTGCCATTACCGCAAGCGATCGCTAACTTTTTGCAAATTTAA
- the dnaG gene encoding DNA primase, with protein sequence MQIPRLHPDTIEEIKLRADIVDVVSEYVVLRKRGKDFVGLCPFHDEKSPSFTVSQTKQMYYCFGCQAGGNAIKFVMELGKRSFADVVLDLARRYQVPVQTLEPEQRQELQRQLSLREQLYEVLASSAQFYQHALRQSQGQKALKYLQSNRQFKEETIQQFGLGYAPAGWETLYRYLVDDKHYPVQILEKAGLIKPRREGGGYYDVFRDRLMIPIRDVQGRVIAFGGRTLTDEQPKYLNSPETELFSKGKTLFALDQAKGGISQLDQAVVVEGYFDAIALHAAGINNAVASLGTALSLEQVRLILRYTESKQLVLNFDADKAGTNAAERAIGEIAELAYKGEVQLKILNLPDGKDADEYLHSHTPEDYGELLKNAPLWLDWQIQQIIQDRDLKQATDFQQVTQQIVKLLKNIANSDTRNYYVSYCAEILSLGDTRLIPLRVENLLTQIAPAAATYSKPVSAKKAWGGGKSALSTTSASLSTSPNSPLPTERSLLEHAEALLLRIYLHCPEQRQMIVDELEERDLQFSLSHHRFLWQQILEMSSGDGETKNFASLPNLISRLQDRFLEFDSEIGLISHLFHVDEKNQKEILRTPQVVQAAIACMDLVMLEKRYRHFLELWQQTDPEAEPERYEYYYQAFYAEKIKLQQIDRQRLFSITELL encoded by the coding sequence ATGCAAATCCCCCGCTTGCACCCAGACACAATTGAGGAAATTAAATTACGGGCTGATATTGTAGATGTCGTCTCGGAATACGTAGTTTTACGCAAACGCGGAAAGGATTTTGTCGGTTTGTGCCCATTCCATGATGAGAAATCTCCCAGTTTCACCGTTAGCCAGACCAAGCAAATGTACTATTGCTTCGGCTGTCAAGCTGGGGGAAATGCCATTAAGTTTGTCATGGAGTTGGGAAAGCGTTCTTTTGCTGACGTGGTGCTGGATTTAGCACGGCGTTACCAAGTCCCTGTGCAAACTCTCGAACCCGAACAACGCCAAGAATTACAGCGTCAGCTATCTTTGCGTGAACAGTTGTATGAAGTTCTGGCTTCGTCCGCACAGTTTTATCAACACGCACTCAGACAATCACAAGGGCAAAAGGCACTTAAATATTTACAATCTAACCGCCAATTCAAAGAAGAAACTATACAGCAATTTGGTTTAGGTTATGCCCCCGCAGGTTGGGAAACTCTCTATCGTTATTTAGTGGATGATAAACATTACCCAGTGCAAATACTGGAAAAAGCGGGATTGATTAAGCCACGCCGGGAAGGGGGCGGATATTATGATGTATTTCGCGATCGCTTGATGATTCCCATCCGCGATGTCCAAGGGCGCGTCATTGCCTTTGGTGGGAGAACTCTCACGGATGAACAGCCTAAATATCTGAATTCACCAGAAACCGAACTTTTTAGTAAAGGTAAAACATTATTTGCCCTCGATCAAGCCAAAGGTGGGATTTCCCAACTCGATCAAGCCGTGGTGGTAGAGGGATATTTTGATGCGATCGCTCTCCACGCTGCTGGTATTAATAACGCTGTCGCCTCCCTTGGTACAGCCTTAAGCTTAGAACAAGTCCGGTTAATATTACGCTACACCGAATCGAAACAATTAGTACTCAACTTTGATGCTGATAAAGCCGGAACTAATGCCGCCGAACGGGCGATCGGTGAAATTGCCGAATTAGCATACAAGGGCGAAGTTCAGTTAAAAATTCTCAATTTACCCGATGGCAAAGATGCTGATGAATATTTGCATAGTCACACTCCAGAAGATTATGGAGAACTGCTAAAAAATGCGCCACTTTGGCTAGACTGGCAGATTCAGCAAATTATTCAAGACCGAGATTTGAAACAGGCTACTGATTTTCAGCAAGTAACTCAGCAAATAGTCAAATTACTTAAAAATATAGCTAACAGCGATACACGAAATTATTATGTTTCCTACTGTGCAGAAATACTCAGTTTAGGAGATACCAGACTTATACCCCTAAGAGTCGAAAATCTGTTAACTCAAATTGCTCCGGCTGCGGCTACATATTCTAAGCCCGTATCAGCAAAGAAAGCATGGGGAGGTGGCAAATCCGCATTGTCCACTACTTCGGCTTCTCTCAGTACAAGTCCCAACTCTCCACTCCCCACAGAACGCAGCCTTTTAGAACACGCAGAGGCATTATTACTACGGATTTACTTGCATTGTCCCGAACAGCGTCAAATGATTGTTGACGAACTAGAGGAGCGAGATTTGCAATTTAGTCTTTCCCACCACCGATTTTTATGGCAACAGATTTTAGAAATGTCATCCGGTGATGGAGAGACGAAAAACTTTGCGTCTCTACCAAATTTAATTTCCCGTCTCCAAGATCGGTTTTTAGAATTTGACAGCGAGATTGGGTTAATTTCCCATTTATTTCATGTGGATGAAAAAAACCAGAAAGAAATACTGCGGACTCCGCAAGTAGTTCAAGCTGCGATCGCTTGTATGGATTTAGTGATGCTTGAAAAACGCTATCGTCACTTTTTGGAACTATGGCAACAAACCGATCCAGAAGCGGAACCAGAGCGCTATGAATATTATTATCAGGCTTTCTACGCTGAAAAAATCAAGCTTCAACAAATAGACCGACAACGCTTATTTTCCATCACCGAGTTATTGTAG
- a CDS encoding MBL fold metallo-hydrolase produces MCPLPQKPSHTTKPPRAVFLDEVLSGGSLQSDFAQESIFAFPPNRDTLGGTSYFIVRNEGNILIDCPALEKTNQDFLTAHGGVRWLFITHRGAIGKTAEFQQAFGCEVLIQEQEAYLLPGLTVTTFRQEFTLDIATQVIWTPGHSPGSSCLYYSELGGILFSGRHLLPNQNGQSVPLRTAKTFHWPRQIQSIRLLLERFTPETLQYICPGANTGFLRGKRVIDRAYQHLASLDLPTLLGIQPL; encoded by the coding sequence ATGTGCCCTTTACCTCAAAAGCCAAGTCATACAACTAAGCCACCACGGGCTGTCTTCCTGGACGAAGTACTCAGCGGAGGTTCTCTGCAATCGGACTTCGCACAAGAGAGCATTTTTGCTTTTCCACCCAATCGGGACACATTAGGGGGAACCTCTTATTTTATTGTAAGAAATGAAGGCAATATCCTCATAGATTGCCCTGCACTAGAAAAAACAAATCAAGATTTTTTAACAGCACATGGAGGCGTGCGTTGGTTATTTATCACCCATCGCGGCGCTATTGGCAAGACTGCTGAATTTCAGCAAGCCTTTGGCTGCGAGGTGCTAATTCAAGAGCAAGAAGCGTATTTATTACCAGGCTTAACCGTAACTACTTTTAGACAAGAATTTACTCTTGATATTGCAACACAAGTAATTTGGACACCAGGACATTCTCCCGGCTCATCTTGTCTCTACTACAGTGAACTTGGAGGTATATTATTTTCTGGTCGCCATTTACTCCCAAACCAGAATGGTCAATCAGTACCATTACGGACAGCTAAAACCTTTCACTGGCCAAGGCAAATTCAGAGCATTCGATTATTGTTAGAACGTTTCACACCAGAAACTCTCCAGTATATTTGTCCTGGAGCTAATACAGGTTTTCTTAGAGGTAAGCGAGTTATAGATCGAGCTTATCAACACCTCGCCTCTCTGGATTTACCAACTTTGCTGGGGATACAACCACTTTAG
- a CDS encoding FAD-dependent hydroxylase — protein MAITQLEQISPQLTPPNERGYEYDLVIVGGGIIGLTLASALKDSGLSILLIEAKVASAAVAKGQAYAVHQLSSLIYQGIGVWDKMLPQIAKYCRVRLSDADHPDVVEFTTDDISTAELGYVAEHQALLQPLQDFVQDCPNVTYLCPAEVVNTQYHQNIVAIDIKVADQLRTVRSKLVVAADGSRSPIRQAAGIKTSGWKYWQSCIVAFVKPEKPHNNTAYERFWSSGPFAILPLPGNRCRIVWTAPHEEAKALCALNDEQFLAELTRRYGDQMGKLELLGDRFVFQVQLMQSDRYVLPRLALIGDAAHNCHPVGGQGLNLGIRDAAALAQVIQAAHKAGKDIGDIQILKGYEHWRKLENLTILGFTDLLDRMFSNNFFPMVVVRRLGLWFLQRVPVLKVFMLKLMIGLKGRTPELAKR, from the coding sequence ATGGCCATAACGCAGCTTGAGCAAATTTCCCCTCAACTAACACCGCCAAATGAGCGGGGATATGAATATGATTTGGTAATTGTCGGCGGTGGGATTATTGGATTAACTCTAGCCTCTGCTTTAAAAGATTCTGGCTTGAGTATTTTGCTAATTGAGGCAAAAGTGGCATCAGCGGCGGTAGCGAAGGGACAAGCCTATGCAGTTCATCAGCTTTCGTCGCTAATTTATCAAGGAATTGGCGTTTGGGACAAAATGTTGCCTCAAATCGCTAAATATTGCCGAGTTCGTCTTTCGGATGCCGATCATCCTGATGTGGTGGAATTTACCACAGATGATATAAGTACAGCAGAGTTGGGTTATGTGGCGGAACACCAAGCTTTGTTGCAGCCGTTGCAAGATTTCGTCCAAGATTGCCCAAATGTGACTTATCTGTGTCCGGCGGAAGTGGTAAATACGCAATACCACCAGAATATAGTCGCCATAGATATTAAAGTTGCCGATCAACTAAGAACAGTTCGCAGCAAATTAGTTGTAGCAGCAGATGGATCGCGATCGCCTATTCGGCAAGCTGCTGGAATCAAAACTTCGGGCTGGAAATATTGGCAGTCTTGCATTGTGGCCTTTGTCAAACCAGAAAAACCCCACAATAACACCGCTTACGAAAGATTTTGGTCTAGCGGGCCCTTTGCGATTTTACCTTTACCGGGGAACCGTTGCCGCATTGTCTGGACAGCGCCCCATGAAGAAGCAAAAGCTTTGTGTGCTTTAAATGATGAGCAATTTTTGGCAGAATTAACCCGCCGCTATGGCGATCAGATGGGGAAACTGGAATTACTAGGCGATCGCTTTGTTTTCCAGGTACAACTCATGCAAAGCGATCGCTATGTTCTCCCGCGACTAGCATTAATTGGTGATGCGGCACACAATTGTCATCCCGTAGGCGGACAAGGTTTAAATCTGGGTATCCGGGATGCAGCAGCTTTGGCGCAAGTAATTCAAGCAGCGCACAAAGCGGGTAAAGATATTGGTGACATTCAGATTCTCAAAGGTTATGAACACTGGCGCAAACTAGAGAATCTGACAATTTTAGGTTTCACTGATTTGTTAGATCGGATGTTTTCTAATAATTTCTTCCCTATGGTGGTAGTTCGTCGCTTGGGTTTATGGTTCTTGCAGCGAGTACCTGTATTAAAAGTATTTATGCTGAAATTGATGATTGGCTTGAAGGGGCGGACTCCAGAATTAGCAAAACGCTAA
- a CDS encoding homocysteine S-methyltransferase family protein: protein MLVGSKISAVLTILEHYLIDILRLNCATSRDLMKPHIKYLAEHSPFIVSYIPNAGLPENLGSQADYCHSRVTKGVLRFCANTPYDYDRFIIAMSTTGVVATSPTLQAIASSEIRCTKHSSLSIEKL from the coding sequence ATGTTGGTAGGTTCAAAAATCAGTGCTGTGCTGACAATTCTGGAACATTACCTAATAGATATTCTCCGTCTAAACTGCGCTACTAGCCGAGACTTGATGAAACCACATATCAAGTATTTGGCAGAACATTCACCTTTCATCGTTTCCTATATTCCCAACGCGGGTTTACCTGAGAACCTCGGCAGTCAAGCTGACTACTGTCATTCACGAGTAACAAAGGGTGTGTTACGTTTTTGCGCTAACACACCCTACGACTACGATCGCTTTATAATTGCGATGTCTACGACAGGCGTAGTTGCGACATCACCAACGCTACAGGCAATCGCCTCTTCTGAGATAAGATGTACTAAGCACTCTTCCCTAAGTATTGAAAAATTGTAG